Proteins co-encoded in one Lynx canadensis isolate LIC74 chromosome C1, mLynCan4.pri.v2, whole genome shotgun sequence genomic window:
- the LOC115521574 gene encoding interferon-induced transmembrane protein 3-like, producing MNCNSQPYFPGIHTTSPPTYEMLKEKHEVAVLGVAQGLDPMATTTIGIHSKTSVRDHIIWSLFNIVFVNLCCLGYSVKPRDWKRVGDVTEAQAYDSATECLHIQHLVLGLLLIVIFTIIFVTGSLMIL from the coding sequence ATGAACTGCAATTCTCAGCCCTACTTTCCCGGCATCCACACCACATCCCCCCCAACCTATGAGATGCTCAAGGAGAAGCACGAGGTGGCTGTACTTGGGGTGGCCCAGGGCTTGGATCCCATGGCAACCACCACGATCGGCATTCACAGCAAAACCTCTGTGCGTGATCACATCATCTGGTCCCTGTTCAACATAGTCTTTGTGAACTTGTGCTGCCTGGGCTACTCTGTGAAGCCCAGGGACTGgaagagggtgggtgatgtgacAGAGGCCCAGGCCTATGACTCTGCCACCGAGTGCCTGCACATCCAGCACCTGGTCTTGGGCCTCCTTCTGATTGTTATATTCACCATTATTTTTGTCACTGGCTCACTGATGATTCTCTAA